A region of Chloroflexota bacterium DNA encodes the following proteins:
- a CDS encoding DUF433 domain-containing protein, protein MEKLDRIISDPLICLGQPIIRGTRITLSIILRLLASGWSEQDVIAAYPELTPQDIHQAAQYNLP, encoded by the coding sequence ATGGAAAAACTCGACCGAATCATTTCTGACCCGCTGATCTGTCTTGGCCAGCCAATCATCCGTGGCACACGCATCACGCTCAGCATTATTCTACGCCTGCTGGCGTCCGGCTGGTCGGAACAGGACGTGATCGCAGCCTACCCCGAACTGACTCCGCAGGACATCCATCAGGCCGCACAGTATAATCTACCGTGA